From the Marinobacter sp. es.048 genome, the window AGAGCGAAATACCGGTGAAATAACCCGCCCGCCCTATGACATGAGCAGCGATCGGTGCCGTTAACAGGATAAACACAATGAACGCGATCGCCCGTGCCGCGACGGCGCTGTCGGAGAAATGCAGCGCCACCCCGGCCATCGTCAGTATGGCGCCCATCGCGCCCGCTTTGGTGGATGCATGCATGCGTGTTGGCAGGTCCGGCAACCTTACGATACCGATGGCTGCAAGCACCATGAACGAGGCCCCTGCCAGTAACAGGATAGAAACGAAAATTTCACTCATCCTTGACACCTCCGCGCTCGAGAAATCTGGCGAACCCTATCGCGGCAAGGAAGGCTGTGAGGGATATCACGATAGCCACATCAAGAAAACTGGAGACACCGGTATCGATGGCGTGAACTCCAACGTAGCCAACCACCACGGATGCAATCAGCTCCAGTGCAACCACACGGTCCGCCAGAGAAGGGCCCCGGGTTAGTCGGATGAAGGCAAAGAGCAGCGCCAGGGAAAGCATGAGATAAACAATGTTAATGGCGATTACAAGCATGGTGACCCCTAGCGCATAACCTTCAGGATTCGGTGTTCCAGTTCCCTCAGGTCATTTCTGAGTTGCTCCTCGTCCTGAAGAAACATGGCGTGGATAAACAGCACCCGTCGATCATCGGAAACATCCAGGCTGAGGGTCCCCGGTGTCAGGGAGATGACGCTACTGACAAACATGATCTCCATGTCGGTATTTGCCTGCAGCGGGAATGCGATGACACCGGGCTTCATGTGCCAAACCGGTGTGGCAACATCGTAAGCAACCCGCAGGTTCGATTTCACCAGTTCCTTCAGAAAAAAGACCAGGAAAGCGACTAATCGCGGAATCCTCTGGGAGTAGCCCTTCAAGGCAGGCACCTGGTTTTGCAGTACCATGAGCGCGATGTAGCCAAAACAGAAACCTGCCAGCAGGTTCATGGCAGTGACGCTGCCACTGAGCACT encodes:
- the mnhG gene encoding monovalent cation/H(+) antiporter subunit G, whose translation is MSEIFVSILLLAGASFMVLAAIGIVRLPDLPTRMHASTKAGAMGAILTMAGVALHFSDSAVAARAIAFIVFILLTAPIAAHVIGRAGYFTGISLWSGTTKDELRERYDPDTHKLYSGLEAKTERPVLHNGKDASD
- a CDS encoding monovalent cation/H+ antiporter complex subunit F, which gives rise to MLVIAINIVYLMLSLALLFAFIRLTRGPSLADRVVALELIASVVVGYVGVHAIDTGVSSFLDVAIVISLTAFLAAIGFARFLERGGVKDE
- a CDS encoding Na+/H+ antiporter subunit E, with the protein product MIGLFWNVLLAIAWVVLSGSVTAMNLLAGFCFGYIALMVLQNQVPALKGYSQRIPRLVAFLVFFLKELVKSNLRVAYDVATPVWHMKPGVIAFPLQANTDMEIMFVSSVISLTPGTLSLDVSDDRRVLFIHAMFLQDEEQLRNDLRELEHRILKVMR